One part of the Saprospiraceae bacterium genome encodes these proteins:
- a CDS encoding gliding motility-associated C-terminal domain-containing protein, with product MKYLHIAFFIVFAIFQGSSQCTGLSADAGPDLFTCDPTMPVQLMGSFNGSPMKTYWTPTTYLSDPNILDPIVNAPAGKYKYTLTVEAVSTTNLVSNGDFESGSGGFTHEYNYGSPGGPFSPGWLSVGTNPFLYNGGFANCGDHTTGSGNQLIVDGHTTPNSKVWCQNITVTAGRTYLFRFFVQTVFPVSPAVLSATANNVSFGTVTAGANCDWQMFEACFTATSSSVEMCIRETTGVSFGNDFAIDDIEMFEKCMDSDEVMVEVVDLKAKIDAPRLPKCASDIFDLNAIGSSAGPNVSYEWRSEGGKIISNIGLSAKGKGSGKYIIKVIYKNGNVLCEKEAEIDITASDDLEATLEVEGIANCNSDTIILRAKPTNGSGNFSFNWIPANKIHRGKMDSIAFVTDAGLYKVVIIDMDSGCEIEIQDVVVSDTSTPKIQLKGDTLISCLNKNASLIGGPFDTTKYNYQWLLPDLSIILNKDSIFTSAAGNYSLKVIDKANKCYSEKLLTIKIDTTKPILEIGMDATLDCIQPEVTINPSANNPNQTINYFWQLPSGNLPVESNLQIKKENKAGVVILNLVNIKNGCQVSDSLIITDIRKFPIAEAGIGDTLTCIVNDITLNGLGTQIDSAKYSWTTKTGNIISGNNTLNPKINALGWYYLLVEDTTNHCTNMDSVFIDQNKIIPKAILGPDKIFTCADTVLTIDGSLSSQDPQIKYKWSTLNGSISNRLGSPFIEIKSAGLYTLVVLDTINGCSDTTQITVHPDLNAPLATIANADTITCKNPIVTLKATASSPAGNPIQYNWTAINGQIIQNPNTLNPSVSEAGNYVLFVKDQMNGCSTTVLINVAIDTLKPIANAGLDEVWNCKSTQIILDGSASSGDPNLLYNWTTSDGMISGNNQLNKIIAMGPGTYFLRVTDPTNGCESFDQIEIQKDLTVPIAVINPADTLTCIKTNIFLDGQGSSNGNRFLYTWSTTNGQIQGATDQLNIQITKPGQYQLIVTDTINHCTDLKSVLVFEDKIKPIVDAGNPKELLCEILDLFLTGTSNTVNSNVTWFTNQGNIIGKSDSSQIKINKPGLYYFQVTNSFNGCTAIDSVFVTQRNNLIVEAGKTTELTCQVKDATLFGSILNAAGNETILWSTNQGNFIGNINTIQTKVNRPGVYYFQVTNPINGCNGIDSVLISENTNIPTGLTIDLKQAKCPGDLWEASLNNIMGGELPLQYFLNNNQVNGTNLSGRLAGVQTVTIIDKNGCVLNGSFTTIDPLPIDVQMTPLVRLQSGESYQLKPLYSIPDDSIAWTLWSPPDFLNCTDCPYPQINSITRETEYFLTYANHNGCIATARIKIEIIDRGVWTPNSFSPNGDNINDRFYPVVTEDSYNEIRTMKIFDRWGNQLFESNHFPPNDPSYGWNGNTNNQHAAPGVYVYFIELEWKNGEIQKLFGDLNLIR from the coding sequence GTGAAATATTTACATATTGCTTTTTTTATAGTATTTGCAATTTTTCAAGGATCATCCCAATGTACCGGCTTATCAGCTGACGCAGGTCCTGATTTATTTACTTGCGACCCAACTATGCCCGTCCAGTTAATGGGAAGCTTTAATGGGTCTCCAATGAAGACCTACTGGACACCAACTACCTATTTAAGTGATCCAAATATTTTAGATCCAATCGTAAATGCACCTGCTGGAAAATATAAATATACCTTAACTGTGGAAGCTGTATCCACAACAAATCTTGTTTCCAATGGCGACTTTGAATCTGGAAGCGGTGGGTTCACACATGAATACAACTATGGTAGCCCCGGAGGACCTTTTAGTCCAGGTTGGTTGAGTGTTGGGACGAATCCTTTTTTATACAATGGAGGGTTCGCAAATTGTGGAGATCACACTACTGGGTCCGGAAATCAATTGATCGTTGATGGACATACCACTCCTAATTCAAAAGTATGGTGTCAAAATATAACGGTAACCGCTGGTAGAACCTATCTATTCAGGTTTTTTGTTCAAACTGTATTTCCTGTTTCTCCCGCTGTTTTGAGTGCTACGGCAAATAATGTCTCTTTTGGTACCGTAACTGCGGGTGCAAATTGCGACTGGCAAATGTTTGAAGCTTGTTTTACAGCAACTTCAAGTTCCGTTGAAATGTGTATCCGGGAAACCACAGGCGTTAGCTTCGGAAATGATTTTGCAATTGACGATATTGAAATGTTTGAAAAATGCATGGACTCAGATGAAGTGATGGTGGAAGTGGTAGATTTAAAAGCAAAAATTGATGCGCCAAGACTTCCAAAATGCGCCTCTGATATTTTTGATTTAAATGCAATAGGATCTTCTGCTGGTCCAAATGTGAGCTATGAATGGAGGTCAGAAGGAGGTAAAATTATTTCAAATATCGGCTTAAGTGCAAAAGGAAAAGGGAGTGGTAAATATATTATTAAAGTTATTTATAAAAATGGCAATGTACTTTGTGAAAAAGAAGCCGAAATAGACATCACTGCTTCCGATGATCTTGAAGCTACCTTGGAAGTGGAAGGTATTGCAAATTGCAATTCCGATACTATTATACTACGCGCCAAACCAACAAATGGAAGTGGAAATTTTAGCTTTAATTGGATCCCTGCAAATAAAATTCATCGCGGTAAAATGGATTCAATAGCCTTTGTAACAGATGCCGGACTCTATAAGGTTGTTATTATAGATATGGATTCTGGTTGTGAAATAGAAATTCAAGATGTGGTTGTTTCTGATACAAGTACCCCTAAAATACAATTAAAAGGAGATACTTTAATCAGCTGTTTGAATAAAAATGCAAGTTTAATTGGCGGTCCCTTTGATACCACTAAATATAATTATCAATGGTTACTACCTGACCTTAGTATCATATTAAATAAGGATAGTATTTTCACATCCGCAGCAGGTAACTATTCACTCAAAGTTATTGATAAAGCCAATAAATGTTATTCGGAAAAATTATTAACTATAAAAATTGATACCACTAAACCAATTCTTGAAATTGGAATGGATGCAACACTTGATTGTATCCAACCGGAAGTAACTATTAATCCAAGCGCAAATAATCCAAATCAAACAATTAATTATTTTTGGCAACTTCCATCCGGTAATTTGCCTGTTGAATCAAACTTGCAAATTAAAAAAGAAAATAAAGCTGGAGTCGTCATCCTCAATTTAGTCAATATAAAAAATGGATGCCAGGTAAGCGATAGTTTAATAATTACAGATATTCGCAAATTTCCAATTGCAGAAGCAGGTATTGGAGATACTTTAACGTGTATTGTAAATGATATAACTTTAAATGGATTGGGAACCCAAATAGATTCTGCAAAATATTCCTGGACTACTAAAACAGGAAATATTATTTCCGGAAATAATACTTTGAATCCCAAAATAAACGCCTTGGGATGGTACTATCTTTTAGTAGAAGATACTACCAACCATTGTACTAATATGGATTCGGTATTTATTGATCAAAATAAAATAATTCCAAAAGCAATATTAGGTCCAGATAAGATTTTTACTTGCGCAGATACCGTATTGACAATAGATGGTTCACTTTCATCACAAGATCCACAAATAAAATATAAATGGTCAACGTTAAATGGCAGTATATCAAATAGACTTGGAAGTCCATTCATTGAAATTAAATCAGCTGGGTTATATACACTTGTTGTATTAGATACTATTAACGGATGTTCAGATACCACTCAAATTACAGTACACCCAGATTTAAATGCCCCGCTCGCAACCATTGCAAATGCAGATACAATCACCTGTAAAAATCCTATTGTAACTTTAAAAGCAACTGCTTCTTCACCTGCAGGAAATCCTATTCAATATAACTGGACGGCAATAAACGGGCAAATTATTCAAAATCCAAACACCTTAAATCCATCCGTATCAGAAGCTGGCAATTATGTCTTATTTGTCAAAGATCAAATGAATGGATGCAGCACAACGGTATTAATAAATGTAGCAATTGATACTCTAAAACCAATAGCAAATGCAGGTTTGGATGAAGTATGGAATTGCAAATCAACGCAAATTATATTGGATGGATCTGCTTCTTCCGGAGATCCAAATCTTTTATATAATTGGACAACTTCAGATGGCATGATTTCTGGAAATAATCAGCTCAACAAAATTATTGCCATGGGGCCTGGAACATATTTTCTGCGCGTAACAGACCCAACCAATGGATGTGAATCATTCGACCAAATTGAAATACAAAAAGATTTAACGGTACCCATAGCGGTTATTAATCCGGCAGATACTTTGACTTGTATAAAAACAAATATTTTTCTGGATGGACAAGGGTCCAGTAATGGAAATCGTTTTCTATACACCTGGTCAACTACCAATGGCCAGATACAAGGTGCTACTGACCAACTGAATATTCAAATCACAAAACCAGGACAGTACCAACTCATCGTTACGGATACCATAAATCATTGCACAGACTTAAAATCAGTTTTAGTTTTCGAAGATAAGATTAAACCAATCGTAGATGCAGGAAATCCAAAGGAACTGCTTTGTGAAATTTTAGATCTCTTCTTGACAGGTACTAGCAATACCGTTAATTCAAACGTAACTTGGTTTACAAATCAAGGTAATATTATTGGTAAATCTGACTCCAGCCAAATTAAAATAAATAAACCAGGTCTTTATTACTTCCAGGTAACAAATTCTTTTAATGGATGTACAGCCATAGATTCTGTCTTCGTTACACAAAGAAATAATTTAATCGTTGAAGCAGGAAAAACAACAGAACTCACCTGTCAAGTTAAAGACGCAACACTCTTTGGAAGTATACTAAATGCAGCTGGAAATGAAACCATTCTCTGGTCTACTAATCAGGGTAATTTTATTGGGAATATAAATACTATTCAAACTAAAGTAAATCGCCCGGGCGTATATTATTTCCAGGTAACAAATCCAATAAATGGATGTAATGGAATAGATTCGGTTTTGATTTCTGAAAATACAAATATTCCAACTGGGTTAACGATTGATTTAAAACAAGCAAAATGTCCTGGAGATCTCTGGGAGGCAAGTCTCAACAACATTATGGGCGGTGAATTGCCATTGCAATATTTTTTAAATAATAATCAAGTGAATGGAACAAACTTGAGTGGTCGTTTGGCTGGAGTTCAAACAGTAACCATTATAGACAAAAATGGATGCGTATTAAATGGATCCTTTACAACCATCGATCCACTACCTATTGATGTTCAAATGACCCCATTAGTAAGACTTCAATCAGGTGAAAGTTATCAGTTAAAACCATTGTATTCAATACCTGATGACTCCATTGCATGGACTTTATGGAGCCCTCCAGATTTTTTAAATTGCACTGATTGTCCATATCCTCAAATTAATAGTATTACCAGAGAAACAGAATATTTTTTAACTTATGCAAATCATAATGGATGTATTGCAACTGCACGTATAAAAATAGAAATTATAGATAGAGGCGTTTGGACACCCAATTCGTTTAGTCCAAATGGAGACAACATAAATGATCGATTTTATCCAGTTGTTACTGAAGATTCTTATAATGAAATACGAACTATGAAAATTTTTGATCGTTGGGGAAATCAATTATTCGAATCCAATCACTTTCCACCAAATGATCCATCCTATGGATGGAATGGAAATACAAATAATCAACATGCAGCACCTGGAGTTTATGTTTATTTTATAGAATTAGAATGGAAGAATGGAGAAATCCAAAAGCTTTTTGGTGACCTAAATCTGATTCGATAA
- a CDS encoding prolyl oligopeptidase family serine peptidase has translation MKLFIILMMFSMMTGLTAQKQVKQLPPLIDREIFFGDPEISGGQLSPDGKFMSFIKPFNGTRNIWVKKTDAAFETAKPLTADEKRPITSYFWSRNGKYILYVQDKGGNENFQVYAVSPTEKPEEGKDVPVSRNLTNKENTRVYIYAVPKTLPDVIFIGLNDRDASWHDLYELKISTGELKLLRKNTDRITGWVFDRRDKLKIAERTNDDGSTDLLRVDPKGFVKIYSVGPLESANAVNFHEDGQRIYLVTNKGEKNNLSKLVLFNITSQKEEPIESDPKKRVDFGSVSFSDIDNRMIATYYDDEKTRIYWKDKSFETDYKALKKAFNGLEVAFTSSTKDEKMWLIAVYSDTDNGSVYSFDRISKKTKFQYRPRPKLTNTDLASMKPITYKSSDGLEIPAYLTLPKGITAKNLPLIVNPHGGPWAKDSWGFNPYVQFLANRGYAVLQMNFRGSTGYGKKFIDAGNRQWGDKMQDDITWGVKYLISKGIADPKRIGIMGGSYGGYATLAGVTYTPDLYSAAISIVGPSSLLTLLASIPPYWEAGRKIFHLRMGDPTTPEGEAQLRRQSPLFHVDQIKTPLMIVQGANDPRVKKAESDQIVYAMNQSKLDVEYICAPDEGHGFARPINNMAFLAAAEKFFADHLGGRYQESMSPEISKRLKEITVNPVSVTLPKKIEIKEAEVKQDSGMATITLKPGKYIYNVSLDMMGEAMEFEQITTIEDSGSIWKISDEMKMPMGEIVDKLSLNKENLNPITRKIDQGPIYIELNYEEKLVNGRMNMNGKKSPLNITTTGVCKTDGPGGFFVIATLPLTENYTTLLRNIDLQMLTEKIYALEVIATESVKNQACYKVKLIPANGDPGEIIIWISKGEDPTPLKYEMTLPEFNGSTMKAELK, from the coding sequence ATGAAGTTATTTATTATTCTTATGATGTTTAGTATGATGACGGGTTTAACAGCTCAAAAGCAAGTAAAACAATTACCACCATTGATTGACAGAGAAATCTTTTTTGGGGATCCTGAAATCTCCGGCGGCCAACTTTCTCCGGATGGTAAATTTATGAGTTTTATTAAGCCTTTTAATGGTACCCGAAATATTTGGGTTAAAAAAACTGATGCAGCTTTTGAAACTGCCAAACCGCTAACAGCTGATGAAAAACGACCTATAACTTCTTATTTCTGGTCAAGAAATGGCAAGTATATTTTATATGTTCAGGACAAAGGCGGTAATGAGAATTTCCAGGTTTATGCTGTCAGCCCAACAGAAAAACCAGAAGAAGGGAAGGACGTTCCAGTTTCTAGAAATTTGACAAATAAAGAAAATACAAGAGTTTATATATACGCTGTACCTAAAACCTTACCGGATGTTATTTTTATAGGCTTGAATGACCGGGATGCATCGTGGCATGATTTATACGAATTGAAAATATCAACAGGTGAATTAAAATTATTGCGTAAAAATACAGACCGGATTACAGGTTGGGTATTTGACCGCAGAGATAAATTAAAAATTGCCGAACGGACAAATGATGATGGCTCAACAGATTTACTCAGAGTAGACCCGAAAGGCTTTGTTAAAATTTATTCAGTGGGACCTTTAGAGTCTGCGAATGCAGTTAATTTTCATGAAGATGGTCAACGTATTTATCTTGTTACCAACAAAGGTGAAAAGAATAATCTTTCAAAATTGGTTTTGTTTAATATCACAAGTCAAAAAGAAGAACCTATAGAATCAGATCCTAAAAAGCGAGTTGATTTTGGAAGTGTTTCATTTTCAGATATAGACAACCGTATGATTGCTACTTATTATGATGATGAAAAAACAAGAATTTATTGGAAGGATAAAAGTTTTGAGACAGATTATAAAGCCCTAAAGAAAGCATTTAATGGATTAGAAGTAGCATTTACCTCATCTACCAAAGATGAAAAAATGTGGTTAATCGCAGTTTATAGTGATACAGATAATGGATCCGTTTACTCCTTTGACCGCATATCTAAAAAGACAAAATTTCAATACCGTCCAAGACCAAAATTGACAAATACGGATTTGGCTTCAATGAAACCAATCACCTATAAATCTTCAGATGGTTTGGAGATTCCTGCTTATTTGACGTTGCCAAAAGGTATCACTGCTAAAAATCTTCCATTAATTGTAAATCCTCATGGAGGACCATGGGCTAAAGATAGTTGGGGTTTTAATCCATACGTTCAGTTTCTAGCGAATCGCGGTTATGCTGTTCTCCAAATGAATTTCAGAGGATCCACTGGATATGGAAAGAAATTTATTGATGCAGGAAATCGTCAATGGGGAGATAAAATGCAGGATGATATTACCTGGGGGGTTAAATATTTAATTTCGAAAGGTATTGCAGATCCTAAACGTATTGGAATTATGGGAGGCAGCTATGGAGGTTATGCAACCTTAGCGGGTGTTACCTATACTCCAGATTTATATTCTGCAGCTATTTCAATTGTTGGACCATCTAGTTTGTTGACTTTATTAGCTTCGATTCCGCCTTATTGGGAAGCTGGTAGAAAAATTTTTCATTTGCGCATGGGGGATCCTACAACACCAGAAGGGGAAGCTCAATTAAGAAGGCAGTCCCCATTATTTCATGTGGATCAAATCAAAACACCATTAATGATTGTACAAGGTGCTAATGATCCAAGGGTAAAAAAAGCAGAATCTGATCAGATTGTTTATGCAATGAATCAATCTAAATTAGATGTAGAATATATCTGTGCGCCGGACGAAGGACATGGTTTTGCAAGGCCTATTAATAATATGGCTTTTCTTGCTGCTGCCGAAAAGTTTTTTGCAGATCATTTAGGAGGCCGTTATCAGGAAAGTATGAGTCCTGAAATTTCAAAGAGATTAAAAGAAATTACAGTAAATCCAGTATCTGTTACATTGCCTAAAAAAATTGAGATTAAAGAAGCGGAAGTAAAACAAGATTCTGGAATGGCAACCATTACTTTAAAACCAGGAAAATATATTTACAATGTAAGTTTAGATATGATGGGGGAAGCTATGGAATTTGAACAAATAACAACCATTGAAGATTCAGGATCTATCTGGAAAATTTCTGATGAAATGAAAATGCCAATGGGAGAAATTGTTGATAAGCTTAGTTTGAATAAAGAAAATTTGAATCCTATTACTAGAAAGATTGATCAGGGACCAATTTATATAGAACTGAATTATGAAGAAAAACTGGTCAATGGCAGAATGAATATGAATGGAAAGAAAAGTCCGTTAAATATTACTACTACAGGAGTCTGCAAAACAGATGGTCCAGGAGGTTTTTTTGTAATTGCAACGCTGCCTTTAACAGAAAATTATACAACCTTATTAAGAAACATAGATCTTCAAATGCTAACAGAAAAGATTTATGCATTGGAGGTAATTGCCACAGAATCTGTAAAAAATCAAGCCTGTTATAAAGTTAAATTGATTCCTGCAAATGGGGATCCAGGTGAAATTATTATTTGGATTTCTAAAGGAGAAGATCCGACCCCGCTTAAATATGAAATGACCTTACCTGAATTTAATGGTTCAACGATGAAAGCAGAATTGAAGTAA
- a CDS encoding RsmB/NOP family class I SAM-dependent RNA methyltransferase, with protein MSVFKFHRNLVVAVIDVINSCMLEGAYADKVIERTLKSNKTWGARDRSFIAESSYDIIRNFRLLHYCVAESNKMQDLVSAYFMLKHIQLPDWDLFQGIQSNTVKLNFEKAKKHFAILHSYPDDLLDLVKSELPDSYEAELIALNQKADLILRTNTLVTTKDTLISLLASREIIGTTIKGHEDAILIKDKFNVFRDPLFSQGYFEIQDASSQKVATFLDLAPGMQVIDACAGAGGKSLHIASLMKNKGKVLCLDTESWKLEELRKRAKRNRVDIIETRPILNNKTIKRLFQRCDRLLLDVPCSGLGVLRRNPDAKWKVDRAYIEKVKLLQKQILMQYSEMLKPGGKLVYATCSILPSENSKQIAYFCTEQAHFQLEEESFISPAESGFDGFYMARLLKS; from the coding sequence ATGAGTGTATTCAAATTTCATCGCAATTTAGTAGTAGCTGTTATTGATGTAATCAATTCCTGTATGTTGGAAGGAGCATATGCAGATAAAGTAATCGAACGTACATTAAAGTCGAATAAAACCTGGGGAGCAAGAGACCGCAGTTTTATTGCAGAATCATCTTATGATATCATTCGCAATTTCAGACTGCTGCATTATTGTGTTGCTGAATCTAATAAAATGCAAGATTTGGTTTCAGCCTACTTTATGCTGAAGCATATTCAATTGCCTGATTGGGATTTATTTCAAGGAATACAAAGCAATACGGTAAAGTTAAATTTTGAAAAAGCTAAAAAGCATTTTGCTATTCTGCATTCTTATCCGGATGATTTACTGGATTTAGTGAAATCGGAATTACCGGATTCTTATGAAGCAGAATTAATTGCATTAAATCAGAAAGCAGATTTAATCTTGCGAACGAATACTTTAGTGACTACAAAGGATACCTTAATTTCTTTATTAGCATCCCGAGAAATTATTGGAACAACAATCAAAGGACATGAAGATGCGATTTTAATAAAAGATAAATTTAATGTTTTTAGAGATCCTTTATTTTCTCAAGGATATTTTGAAATTCAGGATGCTTCTTCACAAAAAGTTGCCACTTTTCTGGACTTAGCGCCAGGAATGCAAGTTATTGATGCATGTGCAGGCGCTGGTGGAAAATCACTCCATATTGCTTCCTTAATGAAAAACAAGGGAAAAGTCCTATGCCTGGATACGGAATCCTGGAAACTCGAAGAATTAAGGAAGCGGGCTAAAAGAAATCGGGTTGATATTATCGAGACCCGACCCATCCTGAATAATAAAACAATTAAGCGATTATTTCAGCGTTGCGATCGTTTATTATTGGATGTTCCATGCAGTGGACTTGGAGTGTTAAGAAGAAATCCGGATGCTAAATGGAAGGTGGACCGAGCCTATATCGAGAAGGTCAAATTGCTGCAAAAGCAAATCCTAATGCAATATTCAGAAATGTTAAAACCCGGAGGCAAACTAGTATATGCTACCTGCAGCATTTTACCATCTGAAAATTCAAAACAAATTGCTTACTTTTGCACTGAGCAAGCCCATTTTCAATTAGAAGAGGAATCATTTATCAGTCCTGCTGAAAGCGGATTCGATGGGTTTTACATGGCCCGCCTCTTAAAAAGCTAA
- a CDS encoding right-handed parallel beta-helix repeat-containing protein, which translates to MKVTSILFLILSPLLTDAKTWLVGPGKQYAKPSEVASLVKDGDSVLIDAAEYKMDVSKWTAHNLKLLGVGGKAHLNAEGTSFGGKAIWVIAGNFNTIENIEFSNCTVVDRNGAGIRLEGTSLIVRHCYFHNNQNGILAGDNSMSDVLVEYSEFSRNGAGDGFSHNIYINHLRSFTFQFNYVHHAYYGHEVKSRAYKNSILFNRITNEDGDASYEIDLPNGGECVVMGNSIQQGKYSDNNTFISYGREGLTNPGPHNFIFVYNTIVNNEDKGIVLNVQSNMDTLFCANNLIAGNITLLSGIPKFYFNSHNILNTDISKFNFRLSDPYDYHLTQDSPGKDSALILKQSFLNIALNPGFEYVHPLANKIRIADAKPDIGCYEFQKTLDAEQGFQNNARLYFLPKVNQLRFAESEAFQFPLELTLELFNMNGVKCIKRQMRIHQATIELPALNPNLYIYKIQIGNQLISGLFVVTD; encoded by the coding sequence ATGAAAGTAACAAGTATCTTATTCTTGATTTTATCCCCATTGTTGACAGATGCAAAAACCTGGTTGGTTGGTCCTGGAAAACAATATGCAAAACCAAGTGAAGTAGCAAGTTTAGTAAAAGATGGAGACAGCGTTTTAATAGATGCTGCAGAATACAAAATGGATGTGAGTAAATGGACAGCGCACAATTTAAAACTCCTGGGTGTTGGCGGGAAGGCTCATCTAAATGCAGAAGGTACATCCTTTGGAGGAAAAGCTATTTGGGTCATTGCTGGAAATTTCAATACAATCGAAAATATTGAATTTTCAAATTGCACAGTCGTAGATCGAAATGGTGCAGGAATACGTTTGGAAGGAACAAGTTTAATTGTGAGACATTGTTATTTTCACAATAATCAAAATGGAATTCTTGCAGGCGATAACTCCATGAGTGATGTACTCGTTGAATATTCTGAATTTAGCCGCAATGGTGCTGGCGATGGATTTTCACATAATATTTATATCAACCACTTGCGTTCATTTACCTTTCAATTTAATTATGTGCATCATGCATATTATGGACATGAAGTAAAAAGCAGAGCATATAAAAATAGTATATTATTCAACAGAATTACGAATGAAGATGGGGATGCAAGCTATGAAATTGATTTACCAAACGGAGGTGAATGTGTAGTGATGGGAAATAGTATTCAGCAAGGCAAATATTCAGATAATAACACGTTCATTTCATATGGGAGAGAAGGTTTAACAAACCCCGGTCCTCATAATTTTATTTTTGTTTATAATACCATCGTTAACAATGAAGATAAAGGGATCGTCTTAAATGTACAATCTAATATGGATACTTTGTTTTGTGCAAATAATTTAATTGCAGGCAATATTACTTTATTAAGTGGTATCCCAAAATTCTATTTTAACTCCCATAATATTTTAAATACAGATATTTCAAAATTTAATTTCAGACTATCAGATCCATATGATTACCACTTGACTCAAGATTCACCAGGCAAAGACAGCGCTCTTATTTTAAAGCAAAGTTTTTTAAATATTGCATTAAATCCTGGCTTTGAGTACGTTCATCCGCTTGCAAATAAAATAAGAATCGCGGATGCAAAACCCGATATTGGATGTTATGAGTTCCAGAAAACATTAGATGCTGAACAAGGATTTCAGAATAACGCACGCTTGTATTTTTTACCCAAGGTAAATCAATTGCGATTTGCAGAATCTGAAGCATTCCAATTTCCACTGGAATTAACATTGGAACTTTTTAATATGAATGGTGTAAAATGCATTAAACGTCAGATGCGAATTCATCAAGCGACTATCGAATTGCCAGCATTGAATCCAAATCTGTACATTTACAAGATCCAAATTGGAAATCAACTAATTTCAGGATTATTTGTTGTTACTGATTAA
- a CDS encoding RNA pseudouridine synthase, giving the protein MQVSDLIYFENADYIIAKKPSGLLSEEDATGSRNLRQELENYIRTKYPWKKQLICQLANRLDKPVGGLLFCAKKQSILKDIQYKFYMRNVKKLYFAVVEGSPEKKKATLENYLLKSSSEFRALPANAETKDAKLAKLSYTTLASHSNLSLLQIRLLTGKFHQIRFQLSQLGHPIWNDEWYGARRIMVEQRLGLYSYYLGFIEPNTGIQKHFNCAPPEIEPWILFNNEIQSALKAIES; this is encoded by the coding sequence TTGCAAGTATCAGATTTAATCTACTTTGAAAATGCGGATTATATAATTGCTAAAAAACCAAGTGGTTTGCTATCTGAAGAAGATGCTACAGGATCCAGGAATTTGCGACAAGAACTTGAAAACTATATTCGAACAAAATATCCCTGGAAAAAACAACTTATATGTCAGCTTGCAAACCGACTTGACAAACCTGTGGGTGGTCTTTTATTTTGTGCTAAAAAGCAAAGTATTTTAAAAGATATACAATATAAGTTTTACATGAGAAATGTAAAAAAATTATACTTTGCTGTGGTGGAAGGAAGCCCTGAAAAGAAGAAGGCAACCCTTGAAAATTATTTATTAAAATCATCTTCAGAATTTAGAGCATTGCCAGCAAATGCAGAAACAAAGGATGCTAAACTTGCAAAATTAAGTTATACTACCCTAGCCTCCCATTCAAATTTAAGCTTATTACAAATTCGATTATTAACCGGAAAATTTCACCAAATACGCTTTCAGTTGTCTCAGCTAGGACACCCTATTTGGAATGATGAATGGTATGGCGCCCGGCGGATTATGGTTGAACAACGGCTAGGATTATACAGTTACTATTTAGGATTTATAGAACCCAACACTGGCATTCAAAAGCACTTTAATTGTGCTCCACCAGAAATCGAACCCTGGATTCTATTTAATAATGAAATTCAATCTGCGCTTAAAGCAATTGAATCTTAA